The genomic DNA GATTATTGCATTGGGTACAGACTTTCCCGTTGAGCACATATCTCCATTCAAAACTTTTTATGCCGCTGTGGTTCGAAAAGATGCTCAAAATTATCCGAAGAACGGATTTCAGACTGTAGATGCGCTTACGCGAGTTGAAACTTTGAAAGGCATGACCATTTGGGCGGCTTATTCCAATTTTGAGGAAAAAGAAAAGGGAAGTTTGGAAGTCGGAAAATTTGCCGATTTTATCATTCTGGATCAAGACCTTATGCTTTGCAAAGAAAAAGAAATTATGAACACCAAAGTGCTCAATACATTTATAAACGGAGAGGAAGTTTATAGTGTGAAAGGAACACAAAAGAAATCAAATCCTTAGTATACTTATATTCCGTACTTTTGTTTCAATGGCTTACAAGAATCTTAAAGAATGCATTGAAGATCTGGAAAAGAACGGACACCTCATTCGAATAAAAGAGGAAGTAGATCCGCAATTGGAAATGGCAGCCATTCACTTAAAAGTTCATGCCGCCGGCGGAAAAGCAATTTTATTTGAAAAAATAAAAGGAAGCAAGTACCAGGCCGTTAGTAATTTATTTGGCACACTTGAGCGCAGTAAATTTATTTTCAGACACAATCTTGAAAAAATGCAAGAGCTTGTGCAATTGCGAAACGACCCAATAAAGGCAATTAAAAATCCATTTAAAAATTTAACATTAGGCTTTGCCGCGCTCAAAGCATTACCAAAAAAAGGAAGTTTTTCTTCTGCCGGTTTTAATGAAATAAAAATTAGCGAGCTACCATTAATAAAACACTGGCCAATGGATGGTGGTGCGTTTGTAACATTACCGCAAGTTTATACAGAGGATATTGATAAACCCGGAGTAATGGCTTCTAATTTAGGAATGTATCGCATACAATTAAGCGGCAACGAATATGTGTTAAATAAAGAAATTGGATTACATTATCAATTGCATCGTGGCATTGGCATTCATCAAAACAAAACCAATAAAAAAAATGTACCGCTTAAAGTAAGTGTTTTTGTAGGTGGTCCGCCATCACACACGTTGGCTGCAGTAATGCCTTTACCCGAAGGAATTAGCGAACTAACTTTTGCCGGTGCCTTAGGCGGAAAAAGATTCAGGTATGATTATGTTGATGGATTTTGTATTTCGTTGGATGCCGATTTTGTAATTACCGGAGAAGTTTATCCAAATGAAAATAAACCCGAAGGCCCGTTTGGCGACCATTTAGGTTACTACAGTTTAAAGCACGATTTTCCTTTAATGCGTGTGCATAAAGTTTATGCAAAAGAAAATGCCATTTGGCCTTTTACGGTTGTTGGAAGACCGCCTCAAGAAGACACTGCCTTTGGAGCATTGATTCACGAAATAAGTGGCACTGCCATTCCACATGAAATTCCGGGAGTAAAAGAAGTACATGCGGTGGATGCAGCGGGTGTTCATCCTTTACTACTTGCTGTTGGAAGCGAAAGATATACGCCCTATTTAAAAACAAAAAGACCGGCCGAAATTTTAACGCAAGCCAATCGCATTTTAGGAACCGGACAATTAAGTTTGGCAAAATATTTATTTATTGGTGCTGATAATGAAAAAGAAATTAACTGTCATGACACTTTTGAATTTTTCAAATTTGTTTTTGAAAGAATTGATTTAAGGCGCGACTTGCATTTTTATACTAAAACAAGTATTGATACTTTAGATTACAGTGGAGAATCAATTAACGAAGGCAGTAAATTAGTGGTAGCTGCTTACGGAGAAAAAGTACGGGAGCTTGAAAATAATTTACCTGTCTGTTTATTAAATTGTGATTTTATCTCGAAACCGGTAATGTTAATGCCCGGTGTAATTGCCCTGCAAATTGGAGAATTTGTAAACTACCAAAATACTAAACTCGAAATAAAAAATTTAAGTGAATTTATAAATAAACACCTAAGCGAGTTTAATGGCATAGTACAAATAATTATTTACAACGATTTTAATTTTACCCCGCACAATAAAAGCCTAAATGATTACGTTTGGATAACGTACACCCGTAGTAACCCTAGTGCTGATATTTATGGTGTAAACGAAAACATCGAACACAAGCACTGGGGTTGCACCGGGCCAATAATCATCGATGCCAGAAAAAAACCGCATCATGCCCCAGAGCTGAAGATAGATTTGAACGTTGAGGAGAGGATAGCCCGAATCAAACTTTTATAAAATCCTTTTAAATTATGAATTTAGAATGACTAACGACGAGTCTATTGGTCTTTCACATTCGCGCCTCGTCATTCGTACTTCCTCATTCGTAATTTGTCATTCGTAATTTGTCCTTCGTACTTTCTTCCCCTTTGTTTGCAGAACCACAATTTTCTGTTATTTTTAACGGATGCTTAGGCCTCTGTTATTCGCTATCCTTTTTCTTGTCACTTCGAGCCTCATCGAGAAGTGTTACGCTCAAAGCAAACAGATTGACTCATTAACGAAAAAATTATATTCCTTAAAGGGAAATAACGAAGTAATTGATTCCATAAAATGTAATATTTATTCTTCTCTTTCTGAAATATCGCCTGATGGAGTTTGGGAAAGATATAATGACACGCTTTTTAAACTTAGCGATGATTTATTAGGTATTTATAAAGATTCGAATTCACAGCGCATTTTTAAGAAATATAAGGCAATTGCTTTAAATAATAAATCCGAGTATGAAGGATTCAATGGTAATTATAAGCTTGCCTTATCTTTTCAAAAAGGGAGTCTAAAGTTGAGACGAGAAATTGGCAATAACAAGGCAGTTGCACAATCACTAGGAAATTTGGCAAATCTTTACTCAGCCATGGGAGATGATAATGAAGCCATTAAATTGCATTTAGAAGCATTAGAAATTCGCAGAAAAACTGGCGACTTAAAATCAATTGCGAATTCATTAAACAACTTAGGGGCCATCCATATGCAAAATGGAAGTCTGGATAAAGGTTGGAAATATTATTCGGAATGCGATTCTATTTTCAAATTGTTGGGATCAACTAAGAGTTATCCGGTCTTTTTAAGCAACATGGCTTATTCTCTTATGAAATTAGCGGAAAAGCAAGGTGTGTCAATGGAAAAGCCAAGAGAGTATTTCAAAAAGTCACTGGACTTACATCTAAAAGGCGGAGATGTAGCCGGTTCAGCCGTGGTATTGAATAATCTTGCCATTACTTACATGATCGAGAAGAATTATGAAAAAGTTATCTATTTTTCCCAAAAAGCACTTGATGCTTCTTTGAAATCAAAGAATATTAAAGCCGAATTAAGATCTAGGAATATTCTTTATAAAGCTTACAAAGCTATAGGTCAGTTTAAGCAAGCCATAGAAAATTATTCAATGTTCATTCAGATAAATGATACACTTAAAAGTGAAAGCAATAAAAAAGCGCTTATTAGGTCACAGCTTCATCATGAGTTTGAGAAAATGGCCGCGGCCGATTCAGTAGCGCATGCTAAAGAGTCAGAAGTAAAAAATGCGGAGTTGGCCAAACAAAGTGCAGAAATTAAAGCTAAGAAAAATCAACAGTACGCATTGTTCGGTGGATTAGCATTAGTTATGATTTTTGCAGGGTTTATGTACAACCGCTTTAAGGTTACCCAAAAGCAAAAAGGAATCATTGAAAATCAAAAAGAAATAGTGGAAGAACAGAAAAAACTCGTAGAAGAAAAACAAAAGGAGATCCTGGATTCTATTCATTACGCCAAACGAATTCAGATGGCGCAGGTGCCGAATGAGAAGAGAGTTCAATCTATGTTAAGCAAATTAAAAAAGTGAAAGAAAGGAATAAAATATTTCTTTGTGTACTTTGCGCATTTTTTTGTGGCTTTGTATTAAATCTTTTTTCGCAAACTTCTCAACTAGACTCATTGAAGCTTGCACTTAAAACCGCCAGGCATGACACTGTGCGCTGCAAGATACTATCCAAACTGGCAGAAACCGCATCCGATGAAGAGTGGCCGAAATTTAACGAGCAATTACATCAAATTTCAGAAGAGAAGATTAAATTATTTTCTGATGGCAGCAATAATTCCGAATTAACCTTTTACAAAAAATTTAATGCAGAGGCCTTAAACAACATAGGGTTCTTGTATGAAAGTCAATCAGAGTATAATAAAGCTTTGATATATTATGAAAAGAGCCTTATACTACAAAAAGAAGTGATGAATAAAAGTGGTATTGCTTCTGCTTTTAATAATATAGGGCATGTTTATTCTAATATGGGTGAATACAATACGGCAATTGAATTTAACTTACGCAGCTTAAAAATAAGGGAAGAGTTGGGTGATGATCAAGCTATCAACATTTCATTAAACAATTTAGCTGGAATTTATCAAACACAGGGCAATATCTCAAAAGCTTTAAAATATTATAATAAAAGTTTGGTTCTACGTTATAGTCTGGGCGATAAAAAGGGTGTAAGCATCTCTCTAAATAACATTGCTTCCATTTATTTATCACAAGGCGACATTCCAAAAGCTCTGGAATTTTTTGGTAAAAGTTTAAAAATAAGTGAAGAGTTAAAAGATAATTTGGTGTTGGCCGGAACAATGAATAATATCGCAGCGCTTTATTTTTTCCAAAATCAATATGAAAATGCTTTACCGTATTTTGAAAAGGGTTTAAAAATCAGACAAGAATTAGGTGACAAAGCCGGCATAGCTCAATCATTGAATAATATCGGATCAATTCTAAACACACAGGGCTTTTCTGATAAAGCGTTAATGAAATATGAACAGAGTGCAAAAATTTATGAGGAAATAGGTGACAAAAAAGGGACGGCACAGTTACACAACAATATAGGACAAACTTATAAGTCAAAAGGCAATTTCATAAAAGCATTGGAACACCATAACAAAAGCCTTAAAATTAGAGAAGAAATAAACGACAAAGCCGGAATAGCAGAGTCATTAACAAATATCAGTTCGGTCTATTTCAGTCAAAAAAATTATTCAAAGGCTTTAGAACTTTGTGAAAACAGTAAGCAAATGAGCAAGGCACTTGGTTTTCCCCAATATTTGAAAAACGCAGCCGGTTTGCTTTGTGAAGTTTATAAATCTATGGGCAATTATAAATTAGCAATAGAGAATTACGAACTTTTTATTCAAATGCGTGACTCTATTAATAACGAATCAACCCGCAAGGCATCCATCAAATCTCAACTCAAATACGAATATGAAAAACAAGCCGCGGCCGATTCAGTAGCGCATGCTAAAGAGTCAGAAGTAAAAAATGCGGAGTTGGCCAAACAAAGTGCAGAAATTAAAGCTAAAAAAAATCAACAGTATGCTTTATTTGGAGGGTTGGGATTAGTAATGATCTTTGCAGGCTTTATGTTTAATCGATTTAAAGTCACGCAAAAACAAAAGGAAATTATTGAACATCAAAAAGAAACTGTTGAAGAACAAAAAATTCTAGTGGAAGAAAAACAAAAAGAGATATTGGATTCTATTCATTATGCTAAAAGAATACAAATGGCGCAAATTCCAAATGATAAAATTGTGTCCGGAATTTTAACCCGTTTGAAAAAATGAAAATTTCCTTTAGCTTTAGGGAATGTTTCGTATCTCCATCCCAAGCACTCTTCTTCTACTAACTATTTTATTCCAAGCATTTATTGGTTTTTCTCAAAAGCAGGCGCCTACACGTGAACAAATATTACTTGACATAAAGAACGCGAAACACGACACCGAAAGAGTTAAATTTTATATAGACAAGGCTCGCATTCTCGCCGGAGATAACACAGATTCTGTACTCTATTGGATGTACCTTGGAAAATCAATCGCTACAGCTAATATATTCCTTTTAGGAAATGAAACCGATAAAGCGAGTTTGTTTACACGCAATAGGTTTAATCGTTTTTCGGCTGTTTGCCTCATGAAAGCAGCCATGCTTCATCAAAACAATGGAAATTTGGGACAGGCAATGCATGCAGCTGATTCTTGTCTGGCAATTTGTAAGCAAATAAATGACAAAAAATTAACAGCGAGTGCATATAATGGAGTTGCTATAATCAAAACGTATCAAGGAAATATAAAAGAAGCCCTTTGGAATTACGAACAGGCCAGAAAAATATATTCAGAATTGGATAACAAGTCAGGTATAGTGACTATCCTTATCAATCAAGCTGTTATTTTCAGTAATACCGGCGAAATAGAGAACTGTATTAAATATTATAGAGAGGCAATAGAACTCTCTAGAAAAGAGGGAATGAAAGAGAATGAAGGAGGAGCAATTGCTAACCTTGCCGGAGTTTTGGTTAGAGAAAAAGATTACAATGCGGCCCTTGTTTGCTTAGAACGCGGAATGCAATTAGCCAATGAACTATCAGATGAAAATCTTAAGTCAAGACTTTATTATACCATGGGCGTGATGAATTATGATAAAACAAATTACGACCAAGCTTATGAATATTTTAACAAGTCAAAAGAAATTCAGGAAAGGGAGAAAAATTATTTTTCGCTTTCCAATACATTAAGTAGCATAAGTAATGTGTTTAGTGCAAGGTTAAATTATAAAAAAGCCATTCAATTCTCAGAACAAGCGCACCGCATGAATCTCAAATTTGGCGCACCTGAATTAATTAGTCATTCAAGTGAAGCGCTGTATAGTTTGTATAAAAAGATTGGTAATAAAGATCAAGCGCTAGCGTATTTAGAGTTACACAATAAAATGAAAGATAGTATTCAAAATGAAGGAAACCGAAAAGAGGCCATACGACAACATGTAAAGAATGAGTACGAAATAAAAGCTACTGCTGATTCTGTATCCCGATTAAAAGAAAGAGTAGTTAAGAATGCTGAATTAGCAAAACGTGTTGCTGAACTTAAGGTAAAAAAGAATCAACAATATGCACTTTTTGCAGGATTATTTGCTGTACTTATATTTGGTCTTTTCATGTACAACCGTTTCAAGATTTCGCAAAAACAAAAAAGAATCATTGAAGAACAGAAGGAAAAAGTTGAGAATCAAAAAGCCGAAATTGAAAGGCAAAAACAATTGGTAGAATTTAAGCAGAAAGAAATGGTGGACAGCATTAAGTATGCCAATAGAATACAAATGGCACAATTCCCTTCAGACAAACAAGTGAGTAAAAGTCTTGAGCGATTAAGAAATCAGAACAAATAAAATTTTCCTCTTAACAATTCAAAAATATTTATTCTTTTACTTGATTCGTAAATAAGATATCTATACATTTAGTCTATAAAAATTTTAATTATGAAAAAATTATTGGCAATAGCCGCGTTTGTACTTGTATCCGGAATAGCAAGTGCGCAATACAAAATGGATAGCGATGGTAAAACGTTGCGCAATTCAAGCAATTCTTCCGTTGGTAAAATTGACAGCGATGGTAAAACAATTCGCAACTCAAGTAATTCAACAGTTGGTAAAGTAGATAGCGATGGTAAAACAATTCGCAATTCTAGCAATTCCACAGTTTTAAAAATCGACGGAAATAATATTCGCAACTCCAGTAACAGTACCATTGCCAGCATGCGTGATGTAACAAACGATATTAAAGGCGCAAAAGAAGAGGCCGTTTACGTGGCTTTATGGTGGTTTTTAGTAAAAGGAAATAGATAATTGACTAAACATCAATACCTGTTAAAGCGGCTTTTATGGCCGCTTTTTTTATTAGTTTTATGGCCCCTAAAAATGGCCGCGCTTAATAAAACCTCAAAGGTTTGTTTATCAACATTTTAATAATTTCAGCATTTCTTAAAATTCTGCTTTTCAATTACTTATTTACAATCGGATGACAAAAAATTTGTATTTTTGCCCCTCGTAAAAAAATAAAATGATGGATATTAAGAAGAACGATATTGACGCTTTAAATGCCGAAATTAAAATTTCATTAAGCGCTCAGGATTATGAACCCAAAGTAAATGAAGCATTAAAAAAAGTGCAACGTCAGGCGTCCATGCCGGGATTCAGACCCGGAAAAGTACCTGCCGGATTAATTAAAAAGCAATACGGCACTCAGATTTTAGCTGATGAAATAAACAAATTATTGCAAGACAGCATCTACAAATACATTGATGAAAATAAAATAGAAATTTTAGGAAATCCTTTACCCAAAGAAACAACTCCGGTTGATTTTGAAAAACAAAAAGATTTTGAATTTACTTATGAGTTAGGCCTAAGCCCGCAGTTTGATGTAAAATTAGACAACAATCAAAAATTTACTTTAAAAACCGTGAAAGTGGATGACGATTTGGTGAACAAATATATTAAAGACATCAAAAGAAATTATGGCAAACCGGGCAACCCGGAAGTAGCCGAAGAAAAAGATGTTGTTTTTGTGGACATCAATGAATTAGATGAGAATGGCGAAATAAAAGCAGGCGGTATTTTTAAAAGCAGCAGCATAAGCGCAGAAAGACTAAAAAATGAAAATGCAAAAAGTAAAATCATTGGCGCTAAAAAAGAAGACAAACTCATCATTAATGCAGATGATTTATACGAAACCGCATTAGATAAAAGTGTTTCGTTAGGAATAGATAAGGAGATTGCAGAAAACACACATTGCAATTTACAACTTACTGTTAAAAACATTTCAAGAATGGAAGATGCGGAATTAAATCAAGAATTGTTTGATAAAGTGTATGGTGAAGGAAAAGTTGCTACAGAAGAAGAATTCAAAAATAAAATTCGTGAAGAATTAGGATTAATGTTTAGTGCCGATGCGGATCGTTTTTTGAAAACGGAAGTTGAGAAAAAATTGGTTGAAAAATTAAATATTCAATTGCCCGATTCCTTTTTAAAACGCTGGTTAATGGCCGCAAACGAAAAACCTATTACTCAGGAAGAATTGGAAAAAGATTATCCTAATTATGCCAAAGCCATGCAATGGAAGTTGATTGAAAATAAAATCATTAAGGATAATGAAATAAAAGTAGAAGGAGAAGAAGCTATTGAAGAGGCAAAAATGTTTATTCGTGGCGAATATCGTCGATATGGACAAGAGCCAACAGAAGATGATTTAAATAAAATTGCAAAAGATTTATTGAGCAGAGAAAAAGAAGCTCAAAAGATTTTCGAAAATCTTTATAGCAAAAAAGTTTTGGATTTAATAAAAAGTACTTGCACGTTAGAACCGAAAGAAGTTAGTTACGACGAGTTTTTCAAAAATAATTAAAATAACCCCCCAATGAAAATTGGGGGTTTTTTTGTGACTTACCTTCCTTTATAGAGCCAACCTCCCGGATCCATGGTTTTTTGTCCTTTCCAAATTTGGAAGTTCATGGAAGTTTTTCCTTCATCATCATTATACATCACTTTCCCGATTGCCTGTTTACTTTCTACTTTTTGTCCCATTTTTACATGCACGTCGGATAAATTACAATAAACACTCATATATTCTCCGTGCTTTACAATCACTAACTTCCCTCCCGTGGGTGAAACTGCAATACTTCTCACTTCACCGGCAAAAACAGCACGTGCTTCCGCTCCATTACCGGAACATATTTCCAAACCGTTATTCACAATCATAAACCCTTTGATAGCGGGATGCTCGTGTTCGCCATATGGCTCGCATATAACTCCTTTTCCAACCGGCCACGGAAGTTTACCCCTGTTATCCGCAAAATCTGCACTTAGCGCAATATCCTCCGCATCCAGTTCAGGTAAACTTTTTGTTTCCGAAGTAGTGTTGGCTACTTTGGTTTCGTTACTTTTATTGGTTGCTTTATTAGTTTTATTTTTTGCGGCCTCTGCTTTTTTCCTTGCTAATTCTTCGGCCCTTTTCTTGGCAACTTCTTCGGCCTTCCGCTTAATTTCTTCAGCAATTATTTTTTTAATGGCCAATTGTAACTCATAGGTTTCTCTTTTCTTTTTTTCTAATTCGCGTTTCAATTCATTTTCTTTTGATTGCAGCGCCGAAATAACCGTTTCCTGTTCCGCTTTTTCCGTATTCAATATGTTTTTTTCTGTTTCCTCGTTACCAAGCAATATATTTTTTTCGCTACGTTGCTGCTTTAATTCATTCAAACTTGCAATTAACTGAGTTTGCGTTTCCACAATTTCTACTGCTTGTTTTTTTCTGTATTCACTGTATTGTTGAAAATATTTTAGTCTGGCGTAGGCTTGATTAAAATCGTTGGAAGCAAAAATAAACATGAGTTTACTGTAAGAGTCTTGATTCCGTTGTGCGGTAATAATCATTCTGGCGTATTCATTTTTTAATTTATTCAAGGATTTTTTGAGCGCATCCACTTTACTTTCAGTGATCTCTATATCCTTATTCAGTATGTTGATTTGTGCCAGGATTGTATTTATGAGCTCCTGACGTTTTTCAAGCTTCATGTTTAAGTTCAGAAGCGCGCCGAGTGTAACTTTTTTGTTGGCTTTTGTTTCACGAAGAATATTATTTATTTCGTGAATTTCTTCCGTTATTTTTTTCTTTTTTGATTCGAGCTCTGATTTACCGTTTGAATGGTGCTGGGCATTTACACTAAAAGCAATAACAAAAAAAGCAA from Sphingobacteriaceae bacterium includes the following:
- a CDS encoding UbiD family decarboxylase, whose protein sequence is MAYKNLKECIEDLEKNGHLIRIKEEVDPQLEMAAIHLKVHAAGGKAILFEKIKGSKYQAVSNLFGTLERSKFIFRHNLEKMQELVQLRNDPIKAIKNPFKNLTLGFAALKALPKKGSFSSAGFNEIKISELPLIKHWPMDGGAFVTLPQVYTEDIDKPGVMASNLGMYRIQLSGNEYVLNKEIGLHYQLHRGIGIHQNKTNKKNVPLKVSVFVGGPPSHTLAAVMPLPEGISELTFAGALGGKRFRYDYVDGFCISLDADFVITGEVYPNENKPEGPFGDHLGYYSLKHDFPLMRVHKVYAKENAIWPFTVVGRPPQEDTAFGALIHEISGTAIPHEIPGVKEVHAVDAAGVHPLLLAVGSERYTPYLKTKRPAEILTQANRILGTGQLSLAKYLFIGADNEKEINCHDTFEFFKFVFERIDLRRDLHFYTKTSIDTLDYSGESINEGSKLVVAAYGEKVRELENNLPVCLLNCDFISKPVMLMPGVIALQIGEFVNYQNTKLEIKNLSEFINKHLSEFNGIVQIIIYNDFNFTPHNKSLNDYVWITYTRSNPSADIYGVNENIEHKHWGCTGPIIIDARKKPHHAPELKIDLNVEERIARIKLL
- a CDS encoding tetratricopeptide repeat protein, whose amino-acid sequence is MLRPLLFAILFLVTSSLIEKCYAQSKQIDSLTKKLYSLKGNNEVIDSIKCNIYSSLSEISPDGVWERYNDTLFKLSDDLLGIYKDSNSQRIFKKYKAIALNNKSEYEGFNGNYKLALSFQKGSLKLRREIGNNKAVAQSLGNLANLYSAMGDDNEAIKLHLEALEIRRKTGDLKSIANSLNNLGAIHMQNGSLDKGWKYYSECDSIFKLLGSTKSYPVFLSNMAYSLMKLAEKQGVSMEKPREYFKKSLDLHLKGGDVAGSAVVLNNLAITYMIEKNYEKVIYFSQKALDASLKSKNIKAELRSRNILYKAYKAIGQFKQAIENYSMFIQINDTLKSESNKKALIRSQLHHEFEKMAAADSVAHAKESEVKNAELAKQSAEIKAKKNQQYALFGGLALVMIFAGFMYNRFKVTQKQKGIIENQKEIVEEQKKLVEEKQKEILDSIHYAKRIQMAQVPNEKRVQSMLSKLKK
- a CDS encoding tetratricopeptide repeat protein — encoded protein: MKLALKTARHDTVRCKILSKLAETASDEEWPKFNEQLHQISEEKIKLFSDGSNNSELTFYKKFNAEALNNIGFLYESQSEYNKALIYYEKSLILQKEVMNKSGIASAFNNIGHVYSNMGEYNTAIEFNLRSLKIREELGDDQAINISLNNLAGIYQTQGNISKALKYYNKSLVLRYSLGDKKGVSISLNNIASIYLSQGDIPKALEFFGKSLKISEELKDNLVLAGTMNNIAALYFFQNQYENALPYFEKGLKIRQELGDKAGIAQSLNNIGSILNTQGFSDKALMKYEQSAKIYEEIGDKKGTAQLHNNIGQTYKSKGNFIKALEHHNKSLKIREEINDKAGIAESLTNISSVYFSQKNYSKALELCENSKQMSKALGFPQYLKNAAGLLCEVYKSMGNYKLAIENYELFIQMRDSINNESTRKASIKSQLKYEYEKQAAADSVAHAKESEVKNAELAKQSAEIKAKKNQQYALFGGLGLVMIFAGFMFNRFKVTQKQKEIIEHQKETVEEQKILVEEKQKEILDSIHYAKRIQMAQIPNDKIVSGILTRLKK
- a CDS encoding tetratricopeptide repeat protein gives rise to the protein MFRISIPSTLLLLTILFQAFIGFSQKQAPTREQILLDIKNAKHDTERVKFYIDKARILAGDNTDSVLYWMYLGKSIATANIFLLGNETDKASLFTRNRFNRFSAVCLMKAAMLHQNNGNLGQAMHAADSCLAICKQINDKKLTASAYNGVAIIKTYQGNIKEALWNYEQARKIYSELDNKSGIVTILINQAVIFSNTGEIENCIKYYREAIELSRKEGMKENEGGAIANLAGVLVREKDYNAALVCLERGMQLANELSDENLKSRLYYTMGVMNYDKTNYDQAYEYFNKSKEIQEREKNYFSLSNTLSSISNVFSARLNYKKAIQFSEQAHRMNLKFGAPELISHSSEALYSLYKKIGNKDQALAYLELHNKMKDSIQNEGNRKEAIRQHVKNEYEIKATADSVSRLKERVVKNAELAKRVAELKVKKNQQYALFAGLFAVLIFGLFMYNRFKISQKQKRIIEEQKEKVENQKAEIERQKQLVEFKQKEMVDSIKYANRIQMAQFPSDKQVSKSLERLRNQNK
- the tig gene encoding trigger factor, with product MMDIKKNDIDALNAEIKISLSAQDYEPKVNEALKKVQRQASMPGFRPGKVPAGLIKKQYGTQILADEINKLLQDSIYKYIDENKIEILGNPLPKETTPVDFEKQKDFEFTYELGLSPQFDVKLDNNQKFTLKTVKVDDDLVNKYIKDIKRNYGKPGNPEVAEEKDVVFVDINELDENGEIKAGGIFKSSSISAERLKNENAKSKIIGAKKEDKLIINADDLYETALDKSVSLGIDKEIAENTHCNLQLTVKNISRMEDAELNQELFDKVYGEGKVATEEEFKNKIREELGLMFSADADRFLKTEVEKKLVEKLNIQLPDSFLKRWLMAANEKPITQEELEKDYPNYAKAMQWKLIENKIIKDNEIKVEGEEAIEEAKMFIRGEYRRYGQEPTEDDLNKIAKDLLSREKEAQKIFENLYSKKVLDLIKSTCTLEPKEVSYDEFFKNN
- a CDS encoding peptidoglycan DD-metalloendopeptidase family protein, coding for MTQFNFKKTINSSWLLFAFFVIAFSVNAQHHSNGKSELESKKKKITEEIHEINNILRETKANKKVTLGALLNLNMKLEKRQELINTILAQINILNKDIEITESKVDALKKSLNKLKNEYARMIITAQRNQDSYSKLMFIFASNDFNQAYARLKYFQQYSEYRKKQAVEIVETQTQLIASLNELKQQRSEKNILLGNEETEKNILNTEKAEQETVISALQSKENELKRELEKKKRETYELQLAIKKIIAEEIKRKAEEVAKKRAEELARKKAEAAKNKTNKATNKSNETKVANTTSETKSLPELDAEDIALSADFADNRGKLPWPVGKGVICEPYGEHEHPAIKGFMIVNNGLEICSGNGAEARAVFAGEVRSIAVSPTGGKLVIVKHGEYMSVYCNLSDVHVKMGQKVESKQAIGKVMYNDDEGKTSMNFQIWKGQKTMDPGGWLYKGR